A genomic window from Fusarium oxysporum Fo47 chromosome VIII, complete sequence includes:
- a CDS encoding 60s acidic ribosomal protein-domain-containing protein: MKHLAAYLLLGLGGNTSPSAADVKAVLESVGIEADDERLNTLISELEGKDIQELIAEGSEKLASVPSGGAGGAAAGGAAAAGGAAEEAKEEEKEEEKEESDEDMGFGLFD, from the exons ATGAAGCACCTCGCAGCttaccttcttctcggcctcggaGGCAACACCTCCCCCTCTGCCGCCGATGTCAAGGCCGTTCTCGAGTCCGTTGGCATTGAGGCCGACGACGAGCGCCTCAACACCCTGATCTCCGAGCTTGAGGGCAAGGACATCCAGGAG CTCATTGCTGAGGGCTCTGAGAAGCTCGCTTCCGTTCCCTCCGGCGGTGCTGGTGGTGCCgctgctggtggtgctgCTGCCGCTGGCGGTGCCGctgaggaggccaaggaggaggagaaggaagaggagaaggaggagtcCGACGAGGATATGGGCTTCGGTCTCTTCGACTAA
- a CDS encoding RNA polymerase III subunit Rpc25-domain-containing protein: MFILTKIADLVQIAPEDFSKRSIDAIEDNINAKYSNKVIQKIGLCICLYDLQWASEGLIGHGTGLVNVNTEFRMVVFRPFKGEVMIGRIRSSTPAGINLRTDFFDDIFVPFEELPEGAEYNHSEQLWIWNLDEDRLFYDNHEMVRFQVIDEEWHDQAPAGPTQAEDSPLKTPYRIKASMAAEGLGVCLWWDGA, encoded by the exons ATGTTCATCTTG ACGAAGATCGCCGACTTGGTGCAAATTGCGCCGGAGGATTTCTCCAAGCGCAGCATAGACGCAATCGAAGACAACATCAATGCCAAATATTCCAATAAA GTTATACAAAAGATTGGACTTTGTATCTGCTTGTACGATTTGCAGTGGGCTTCAGAAGGTCTCATTGGTCATGGCACAGGTTTGGTGAACGTGAACA CTGAGTTTCGTATGGTCGTATTCCGTCCCTTCAAAGGTGAAGTCATGATTGGCAGAATACGAAGTTCTACACCCGCAGGCATCAATCTGAGAACAGATTTCTTCGACGATATCTTTGTGCCATTTGAGGAGTTACCAGAGGGTGCTGAATA CAACCACAGCGAACAACTCTGGATCTGGAATCTCGATGAGGATCGACTCTTCTATGATAACCATGAGATGGTTCGCTTTCAAGTAATCGATGAGGAGTGGCACGATCAAGCTCCCGCTGGACCAACACAAGCCGAAGATTCACCTTTGAAAACTCCGTACCGCATCAAGGCTAGTATGGCTGCTGAAGGATTAGGTGTATGCCTCTGGTGGGATGGAGCATAG
- a CDS encoding signal peptidase complex subunit SPC2, which produces MANAAEKISVYNLADLKNTSDDAIPNYLNSLKFRQSHTLTDVRLALGYTAFGIAAACFLWDYKLGFESTKYYTAAAVTLYTLINGVLTLWIMFREKGVVYEGTSPSGEKISISSSTKKNVPIYNLTITVTDKNSKSTVHKISKPFSGWFDQTGQFVAVPFQELLANSVPLIGKRDPKRVTVSKELLDASPDVLDAILAANATGAEAASTPEVTEKKGGKRRKA; this is translated from the exons ATGGCCAACGCCGCTGAAAAGATCTCGGTCTATAATCTTGCTG ATCTCAAGAACACATCCGACGATGCTATCCCCAACTACCTAAACTCTCTCAAGTTCCGCCAATCTCACACCCTCACCGATGTCCGTCTTGCGCTCGGATACACTGCTTTCGGTATTGCAGCTGCTTGTTTCCTCTGGGACTACAAGCTAGGCTTTGAGAGCACGAAATACTACACAGCTGCTGCCGTTACGCTCTACACCTTGATCAATGGCGTCTTGACACTATGGATTATGTTCCGTGAAAAGGGTGTTGTGTACGAGGGAACTTCACCCTCAGGAGAGAAG ATCTCCATCAGCAGCTCTACAAAGAAGAACGTCCCCATCTACAACCTTACTATTACTGTCACTGATAAGAACTCGAAATCCACCGTTCACAAAATCTCTAAGCCTTTCAGCGGCTGGTTCGACCAGACTGGCCAATTTGTTGCTGTTCCCTTCCAGGAGCTCCTCGCCAACTCAGTACCTTTGATCGGCAAGCGGGACCCCAAGCGTGTCACCGTCTCTAAGGAGTTGTTGGATGCCAGCCCTGATGTTCTCGATGCTATTCTGGCTGCCAACGCCACTGGTGCCGAGGCCGCATCCACACCAGAAGTAACTGAAAAGAAGGGTGGCAAGCGACGCAAGGCGTAA
- a CDS encoding phosphatase 2C-like domain-containing protein, whose product MAAPYNRLATASLRTLAKAPTQSCSRLRAYPHVAMSSCPRSRLYSTSTDAPRFSYHVASSFIAKDRPYDPSTHVFHFNPYNRIQPPRNRRPSARPESGHDAFFVSRINDSGSVAFGVADGVGGWVDSGVDPADFSHGFCDYMALAAHEHQTNSGPPLTARQLMQKGYEAICNDNSLRAGGSTACVAIAGADGNLDVANLGDSGFLQLRLNGVHTYSEPQTHAFNTPFQLSLVPPSVAARMAAFGGAQLSDLPRDADVTQHALRHGDILVLATDGVLDNLFNQDILRIASRVLVSTGAWVMTDAGGVRVADSLEPLVEFPEASEGKRTATLQSALATEIVTAAKRASVNTKLDGPFAKEVHKYYPQENWHGGKVDDICVVVAVVNETTPAVKSKL is encoded by the exons ATGGCTGCACCCTACAATCGACTTGCTACGGCTTCATTGCGAACGCTTGCTAAGG CTCCCACGCAATCCTGCTCCCGACTCCGTGCTTATCCTCATGTCGCAATGAGTTCGTGCCCTCGTTCCAGACTCTACTCCACCTCGACCGATGCTCCTCGATTCTCTTACCATGTCGCATCCTCCTTCATTGCCAAGGACAGGCCATACGACCCCTCTACTCACGTCTTCCACTTCAACCCATACAATCGCATTCAACCCCCTCGAAACCGTCGACCTTCCGCTCGACCCGAATCTGGGCACGATGCCTTCTTTGTCAGCCGGATCAACGACTCCGGGTCAGTAGCCTTTGGCgttgctgatggtgttggggGCTGGGTAGATTCCGGTGTCGATCCCGCTGATTTCTCACACGGATTTTGCGATTATATGGCATTGGCTGCCCACGAACACCAGACTAACTCAGGGCCTCCCTTGACAGCAAGACAGTTGATGCAGAAGGGATACGAAGCAATCTGCAACGACAACAGTCTTCGCGCTGGCGGAAGCACAGCGTGTGTCGCTATTGCTGGAGCAGATGGAAACCTGGACGTTGCGAACCTTGGTGATTCCGGCTTCTTGCAACTTCGACTCAATGGAGTTCATACATATTCCGAACCTCAAACACACGCCTTCAATACTCCTTTCCAACTATCTCTCGTACCTCCCAGCGTTGCTGCTCGCATGGCAGCGTTTGGTGGTGCTCAGCTTAGCGACCTTCCCAGGGATGCTGACGTTACCCAACACGCGCTCCGTCACGGCGatattcttgttcttgcgACCGACGGTGTTCTAGACAATCTCTTTAACCAGGATATTCTACGAATCGCCAGTCGAGTTCTGGTATCCACAGGCGCCTGGGTAATGACTGATGCTGGTGGTGTGCGCGTTGCGGATTCGCTAGAGCCTCTGGTTGAGTTCCCTGAAGCCTCCGAAGGCAAACGAACAGCTACACTCCAGAGCGCACTCGCTACGGAAATCGTGACAGCCGCCAAGCGAGCCAGCGTCAACACAAAACTTGATGGACCATTCGCCAAGGAGGTCCACAAATACTACCCCCAAGAAAACTGGCACGGCGGCAAAGTCGACGATATTTGTGTCGTGGTGGCAGTAGTTAACGAGACGACCCCTGCTGTAAAGAGCAAGCTATGA
- a CDS encoding ALG6, ALG8 glycosyltransferase family-domain-containing protein, with product MAGPSPSPHKPRRKANTKKPGNGGSEKAPRTEALVRAPAFPLAAFLWPARTSLSQWEVLPVILMVVGLFRWAAGLWGYSGFSKPPMFGDYEAQRHWMEVTTQLPISQWYFHDLQWWGLDYPPLTAYHSWLLGKIGSLIDPSWFALFTSRGNQDSNLKIFMRATVIISEYLIYVPAAIVFVRRYSRLQGVTNWTAWLALVAILMQPATILIDHVHFQYNTVMLGFVMASMSSMLAERYKWAAVFFVGALGFKQMALYYAFSVFSYLLGRCVYPRLDFTRLFGIALVTAVSFAILILPLVLGTLYDKSQGIDAHGDSKDPPSLPLFPQLVEILDTKAFYWPIVEQLVQMVHRVFPFARGLFEDKVANFWCAANVVIKLRQWPTALLQKAALGATLGSIIPPNIILFLRPRKSTLPLAFAATAWGFFLFSYQVHEKSVLLPLMPMTLLLAGKHGLNKDTRAWVGFANLLGVWTMFPLLKRVDLRIPYAVLTLLWSYLLGLPPTSLSAYFQEGQAAWLQWGTALLHLLFYVAMGAWHVLDTFVTPPADKPDLWVVANVGVGAAGFIICYLWCFFKLIQESDLLPGGSTSKKDKKSKTL from the exons ATGGCTGGTCCTTCTCCGTCACCGCACAAGCCTCGTCGCAAGGCTAATACTAAGAAGCCTGGCAATGGCGGCAGCGAAAAGGCTCCTCGCACAGAAGCCCTAGTACGGGCGCCCGCGTTCCCTCTTGCGGCGTTTCTATGGCCTGCGCGGACTTCTTTGTCGCAATGGGAGGTTCTGCCTGTGATTCTCATGGTGGTTGGTCTTTTTCGATGGGCTGCTGGTTTGTGGGGATATTCTG GGTTCAGTAAACCGCCCATGTTTGGAGACTACGAAGCGCAGCGGCATTGGATGGAGGTCACGACACAGCTTCCCATATCGCAATGGTATTTCCACGATCTTCAATGGTGGGGCCTCGACTACCCTCCCCTGACGGCCTACCACAGCTGGCTTCTGGGCAAGATTGGCTCTCTCATCGATCCCTCGTGGTTCGCGCTCTTCACCTCTCGAGGAAACCAGGAttccaacctcaagatcttcatgAGGGCTACAGTCATTATCTCGGAGTACCTCATATACGTCCCAGCCGCCATTGTCTTCGTGCGACGATATAGCAGACTCCAAGGGGTTACCAACTGGACAGCATGGCTTGCGCTCGTCGCGATCCTAATGCAGCCTGCCACCATTCTTATCGACCATGTCCACTTCCAGTACAACACCGTTATGCTCGGATTTGTCATGGCGAGCATGTCGAGTATGCTGGCTGAGCGCTACAAGTGGGCTgctgtcttcttcgtcggcgCGCTGGGATTCAAGCAGATGGCGCTGTATTATGCCTTCAGTGTCTTCTCGTATCTTCTCGGTCGCTGCGTTTACCCTCGACTTGACTTTACCAGGCTGTTCGGTATTGCTCTTGTCACAGCCGTTTCTTTTGCCATCCTAATCCTGCCTCTGGTTCTTGGTACACTCTATGACAAGAGCCAGGGCATCGATGCTCATGGAGATTCCAAGGATCCTCCTTCACTTCCCTTATTTCCTCAGCTTGTCGAGATTCTAGACACTAAAGCCTTTTACTGGCCTATTGTGGAACAGTTGGTTCAGATGGTCCACCGTGTCTTCCCATTCGCGCGTGGTCTGTTCGAGGACAAGGTTGCCAACTTTTGGTGCGCTGCCAATGTCGTTATAAAACTCCGACAGTGGCCAacagctcttcttcaaaaagCAGCTCTTGGTGCTACTCTTGGTTCGATTATCCCGCCTAACATTATCCTCTTCCTGCGACCACGAAAGTCCACACTTCCTTTGGCTTTTGCTGCCACAGCTTGGGGTTTCTTTCTGTTTAGCTACCAGGTGCACGAGAAGAGTGTCTTGCTTCCATTGATGCCCATGACCTTACTTCTGGCTGGAAAGCACGGGTTGAACAAGGACACACGAGCTTGGGTGGGCTTCGCCAACCTCTTGGGAGTCTGGACTATGTTCCCTTTGCTCAAACGGGTCGACCTGAGGATTCCATATGCGGTTTTGACCCTCCTCTGGTCCTACCTGCTTGGTCTCCCACCGACCTCTTTGAGCGCCTACTTccaagaaggtcaagctgCCTGGTTGCAATGGGGTACAGCATTATTGCATCTGCTGTTCTATGTAGCCATGGGTGCGTGGCATGTTCTTGACACATTTGTAACACCTCCTGCTGATAAGCCTGACCTCTGGGTTGTGGCAAATGTTGGAGTTGGTGCTGCAGGTTTCATTATCTGTTATCTATGGTGCTTCTTTAAGCTTATCCAAGAGAGCGACCTACTGCCTGGAGGCTCAACAAGTAAGAAGGATAAAAAGAGCAAGACCTTGTAG
- a CDS encoding integral membrane protein DUF106-domain-containing protein, with the protein MAQAPVQTLHRDPQLFYWILIPITIVMVLTGVLRHYASVLMATAPKKQDEKAMREQRFLARGVALRTNHHVLSQRAFESRRDTLTTNYEAGTYLKEPDRKGQPPANPLSDPSAMDGMMGMMKNNMAMIIPNTLIMSWINAFFSGYVIMKLPFPITIKFKSMLQAGVQTREMDPRWMSSISWYFLCIFGLQFVYVFLLGSDNAASQVAQQMQAQQMPNPMMGGPGQDPHKQFVAEIENLNVVEHYSVLDNVEERLLAGIKS; encoded by the exons ATGGCGCAAGCTCCGGTTCAGACCCTTCATAGGGATCCTCAGTTATT CTACTGGATCCTTATCCCCATCACCATTGTCATGGTCTTGACTGGTGTGCTCCGTCATTACGCATCTGTCCTTATGGCAACCGCGCCTAAGAAGCAGGACGAAAAGGCGATGCGTGAGCAACGCTTCCTTGCTCGGGGTGTAGCTCTTCGGACCAACCACCATGTCCTCTCACAGAGGGCATTCGAGTCTCGACGTGATACTCTGACAACCAATTACGAGGCCGGAACATACCTTAAGGAGCCCGATCGCAAGGGCCAACCTCCTGCCAACCCTCTGTCCGATCCCAGCGCTATGGACGGAATGATGGGTATGATGAAGAACAATATGGCCATGATTATCCCCAATACACTCATCATGAGCTGGATTAACGCCTTTTTCAGTGGATATGTCATCA TGAAACTGCCCTTCCCCATTACTATCAAGTTCAAGAGCATGCTCCAGGCTGGTGTTCAGACCAGGGAAATGGATCCTCGATGGATGTCCAGTATCAGCTGGTACTTCCTTTGCATCTTCGGTCTCCAGTTTGTTTATGTGTTCCTTCTTGGCAGTGACAATG CCGCCAGCCAGGTTGCCCAGCAAATGCAAGCGCAGCAGATGCCTAACCCCATGATGGGTGGTCCTGGCCAGGACCCCCACAAGCAGTTCGTGGCCGAGATTGAGAACTTGAACGTTGTGGAGCACTACTCTGTTCTGGACAACGTTGAGGAACGTCTTTTGGCGGGTATCAAATCGTAG
- a CDS encoding D-isomer specific 2-hydroxyacid dehydrogenase produces MADKPKVLFLGSTKQAHEEFASLCKIVEPVYPKSTERSAFIEETKSGAFDGVKAIYRTSKSVDITGLFDAELLDVLPESLKFICHNGAGYDQIHVSECTSRGIRVSNTPTAVDDATADITIFLLIGALRNISSSIFTLREGTWRGNPPPSLGHDPQGKVLGILGMGGIGRNVARKARAFGMTVRYHNRSRLSPDLEDGAEYVDFETLLKDSDVLSLNLPLNPKTRHTIAKPQFDIMKRGIVIVNTARGAVMDEAALVEALESGQVASAGLDVFENEPEVHPELLKNKNVLLVPHMGTWTVETERLMEAWAMDNVRLAVTEGKLKSIVSEQKDLQ; encoded by the exons ATGGCAGATAAACCCAAGGTTCTCTTCCTAGGCAGCACCAAACA AGCTCATGAGGAGTTTGCCTCGCTCTGTAAGATCGTGGAACCTGTCTACCCAAAGTCCACTGAGCGATCTGCCTTTATAGAAGAGACCAAGTCTGGTGCTTTCGATGGAGTCAAGGCTATCTACCGCACAAGCAAGTCTGTTGACATCACTGGACTCTTTGATGCTGAGTTACTGGATGTGTTGCCCGAGTCTCTCAAGTTCATTTGTCATAATG GCGCCGGATATGACCAAATTCATGTCTCAGAGTGCACTTCTCGTGGTATCCGCGTCTCAAACACACCCACAGCTGTAGACGATGCCACGGCTGACATCACtatctttcttctcatcggcgcCTTGAGAAATATCtcatcctccatcttcacTCTACGAGAGGGAACTTGGCGGGGTAACCCTCCACCATCGCTTGGTCATGATCCCCAAGGCAAAGTGCTAGGCATTCTGGGCATGGGAGGCATTGGTCGTAATGTTGCACGCAAAGCCCGCGCTTTTGGCATGACTGTGAGATATCACAACCGCAGCCGTTTATCGCCTGATCTAGAGGACGGTGCTGAATATGTTGACTTCGAGACACTTCTTAAAGACAGTGATGTGTTGAGTCTCAACTTACCCCTGAAC CCCAAAACCCGACATACTATTGCAAAACCTCAATTCGACATTATGAAGCGTGGCATTGTAATCGTCAACACCGCTCGTGGTGCAGTGATGGACGAAGCTGCTCTCGTGGAAGCCCTTGAATCAGGACAAGTTGCTAGTGCTGGTCTTGATGTCTTTGAGAACGAACCAGAGGTTCACCCAGAGCTCTTGAAGAATAAGAACGTCTTGCTTGTTCCACACATGGGAACGTGGACTGTGGAGACCGAGAGACTGATGGAGGCTTGGGCTATGGACAATGTTCGTCTTGCAGTGACAGAAGGAAAGTTGAAGAGTATCGTTTCTGAGCAGAAGGATCTGCAATAG
- a CDS encoding alpha-helical ferredoxin, translating into MATLRSSSRLVGAFSRTAAFRPGAVFTRSMASVSEPPKDSDANLKSFQIYRWNPDTPSEKPRLQTYTLDLNKTGPMILDALIRIKNELDPTLTFRRSCREGICGSCAMNINGQNTLACLCRIPTEAASDVKIYPLPHTYVVKDLVPDLTHFYKQYKSIKPYLQRDTPAEDGKEYRQTKEDRRKLDGLYECILCACCSTSCPSYWWNSEEYLGPAILLQSYRWLADSRDERTAERKTNLENSMSLYRCHTILNCTRACPKGLNPGKAIAEIKKQMAFGN; encoded by the exons ATGGCTACTCTTCGATCTTCTTCCCGACTTGTCGGAGCCTTCTCAAGGACGGCTGCTTTCCGACCTGGTGCTGTCTTCACTCGTTCTATGGCCTCAGTCAGCGAGCCTCCTAAAGACTCTGATGCCAACCTCAAGTCTTTCCAAATCTACAGATGGAACCCCGATACCCCCAGCGAGAAGCCTCGTCTTCAGACCTACACTCTGGACCTCAACAAGACTGGACCTATGATTCTTGATGCCCTCATCCGAATCAAGAACGAGCTCGACCCTACTCTGACCTTCCGACGAAGTTGCCGTGAGGGTATCTGCGGTAGCTGCGCTATGAACATCAACGGACAGAACACTCTTGCTTGCTTGT GCCGAATTCCCACTGAGGCTGCTTCCGACGTCAAGATCTACCCTCTTCCTCACACCTATGTCGTCAAGGACCTTGTCCCTGATTTGACACATTTCTACAAGCAGTACAAGAGCATTAAGCCCTACCTTCAGCGCGATACCCCTGCTGAAGAC GGCAAGGAGTACCGACAGACTAAGGAGGACCGCCGTAAGCTCGATGGTCTCTACGAGTGCATTCTCTGCGCCTGCTGCTCTACCTCATGCCCATCTTACTGGTGGAACTCTGAGGAGTACCTTGGCCCCGCTATCCTTCTCCAGTCTTACCGATGGCTCGCCGACTCTCGTGACGAGCGCACCGCCGAGCGAAAGACCAACCTCGAGAACTCGATGAGCCTGTACCGTTGCCACACCATTCTTAACTGTACACGAGCCTGTCCCAAGGGTCTTAACCCTGGCAAGGCCATtgccgagatcaagaagcagatgGCTTTCGGCAACTAG
- a CDS encoding mitochondrial carrier domain-containing protein yields MSEIYFAGAIAAFTVDVLVYPLDTIKTRLQSQDYLKTYSDSSKKNIWAVRGLYQGIGSVVLATLPAAGLFFSTYESAKRIIGNATPLPQPLVHSAASGVAEMASCLVLAPAEVIKQNAQMLQNDSHGVGRSGSSTSLQAFRQLTGDGVSRRLFTGYTALVARNLPFTALQFPIFEHVRATYWKSRGSGSREPGLIETGLATGLSAGSAGSIAAFITTPSDVVKTRMMLSAGNQSENSTQGQSEVAAKMEGKQPKKGAWTVSREVYQERGVRGFFRGAALRSGWTMLGSGLYLGSYEMAKVWLRRGKTDVEDDGPL; encoded by the exons ATGTCGGAAATATATTTT GCTGGTGCTATTGCAGCATTTACAGTAGATGTCTTGGTCTACCCTCTCGATACCATCAAGACTCGTTTGCAGAGTCAAGATTACCTCAAGACATATTCTGACAGCTCGAAAAAGAACATATGGGCTGTACGAGGACTCTACCAAGGGATTGGAAGTGTAGTCCTGGCTACTCTTCCAGCAG CGGGTCTATTCTTCTCGACATATGAGAGCGCCAAACGCATCATCGGCAATGCGACGCCATTACCACAACCTCTAGTTCactcagcagcctcaggTGTGGCAGAGATGGCATCCTGCTTAGTCCTCGCACCAGCAGAGGTCATCAAGCAAAATGCCCAGATGTTGCAAAATGATAGTCATGGGGTTGGACGATCTGGATCTTCTACCTCCTTACAAGCATTCCGTCAGTTGACCGGTGATGGAGTATCACGTCGCCTTTTTACAGGCTACACAGCACTCGTCGCACGAAATTTACCATTCACAGCTCTTCAATTTCCTATATTCGAGCATGTGCGAGCAACATATTGGAAATCGCGAGGCTCCGGTTCTAGGGAGCCGGGGCTGATCGAGACGGGGCTCGCTACGGGTTTAAGTGCCGGAAGTGCGGGATCAATAGCTGCTTTCATAACGACACCGAGTGATGTCGTcaagacgaggatgatgttgagcgCCGGAAATCAGAGCGAGAATTCGACACAAGGCCAGAGCGAAGTCgcagccaagatggaggGAAAGCAACCAAAGAAGGGGGCGTGGACTGTCTCGAGGGAGGTTTACCAAGAGAGGGGAGTGCGGGGATTCTTCCGGGGTGCGGCTCTGCGATCTGGGTGGACGATGCTAGGGAGTGGACTCTATCTGGGGTCGTATGAGATGGCCAAAGTTTGGTTGAGAAGGGGAAAGACAGATGTGGAGGACGATGGTCCGTTGTGA
- a CDS encoding Adenosylhomocysteinase has protein sequence MSAPAHKFKVADLSLAAFGRKEIELAENEMPGLMQTRAKYAADQPLAGARIAGCLHMTIQTAVLIETLTALGAEVTWTSCNIFSTQDHAAAAIAAAGVPVFAWKGETEEEYNWCLEQQLTAFKDNKKLNLILDDGGDLTTLVHQKYPEMLKDCFGVSEETTTGVHHLYRMLKDGKLLVPAINVNDSVTKSKFDNLYGCRESLVDGIKRATDVMIAGKVAVVAGFGDVGKGCAMALHGMGARVLVTEIDPINALQAAMAGYQVTTMEKAAKVGQIFVTTTGCRDILTGEHFEAMPNDAIVCNIGHFDIEIDVAWLKANASSVQNIKPQVDRFLMPNGRHIILLAEGRLVNLGCATGHSSFVMSCSFTNQVLAQIMLYKAADKAWGEKYVEFAKTDKLDVGVYVLPKILDEEVARLHLDHCQAELSTLSKVQAEYLGLTVEGPFKADIYRY, from the exons atgtctgctCCCGCCCACAAGTTCAAGGTCGCTGACCTTTCTCTGGCCGCCTTTGGCCGCAAGGAGATTGAGCTCGCTGAGAATGAGATGCCCGGTCTCATGCAGACCCGAGCCAAGTATGCTGCCGACCAGCCTCTCGCCGGTGCCCGCATTGCTGGCTGCCTTCACATGACCATCCAGACCGCCGTCCTCATCGAGACCCTCACTGCTCTCGGTGCTGAGGTTACCTGGACCAGCTGCAACATCTTCAGCACCCAGGACCACGCCGCTGCTGCCATTGCCGCCGCTGGTGTCCCCGTCTTCGCCTGGAAGGGTGAGACCGAGGAGGAGTACAACTGGTGCCTCGAGCAGCAGCTCACTGCCTTCAAGGAcaacaagaagctcaacctcatcctcgacGACGGTGGTGACCTGACCACCCTTGTTCACCAGAAGTACCCTGAGATGCTCAAGGACTGCTTCGGTGTCTCTGAGGAGACCACCACCGGTGTCCACCACCTTTACCGCATGctcaaggatggcaagctcCTTGTCCCcgccatcaacgtcaacgaCTCAGtcaccaagtccaagttcGACAACCTTTACGGCTGCCGTGAGTCCCTTGTCGACGGTATCAAGCGTGCTACCGATGTCATGATTGCTGGCAAGGTCGCCGTCGTTGCCGGTTTCGGTGATGTCGGTAAGGGTTGCGCCATGGCCCTCCACGGCATGGGTGCCCGCGTCCTCGTTACCGAGATTGACCCCATCAACGCTCTCCAGGCTGCTATGGCCGGTTACCAAGTCACCACCATGGAGAAGGCCGCCAAGGTCGGTCAAATCTTCGTCACCACCACCGGTTGCCGTGATATCCTCACTGGCGAGCACTTCGAGGCTATGCCCAACGACGCCATCGTCTGCA ACATTGGTCACTTCGATATCGAGATTGACGTTGCTTGGCTCAAGGCCAACGCCAGCTCTGTCCAGAACATCAAGCCCCAGGTTGACCGTTTCCTCATGCCCAACGGCCGTCACATCATCCTCCTTGCTGAGGGTCGTCTCGTCAACCTTGGCTGTGCTACTGGCCACTCTTCTTTCGTTATGTCTTGCTCTTTCACCAACCAGGTCCTTGCCCAGATCATGCTGTACAAGGCCGCCGACAAGGCTTGGGGTGAGAAGTACGTCGAGTTCGCCAAGACCGACAAGCTCGACGTTGGTGTCTATGTCCTCCCCAAGATCCTCGATGAGGAGGTCGCCCGTCTCCACCTTGACCACTGCCAGGCTGAGCTCAGCACCCTCAGCAAGGTCCAGGCTGAGTACCTCGGCCTCACCGTTGAGGGTCCCTTCAAGGCCGATATCTACCGCTACTAA